CCAGTGTGAACTACCTGGTGTTGAATGAGAACAGATTTTTGCCTGAAGGCTTTTCCACACAGGTCACACTCGTAAGGTCTTGCTCCTGTGTGGCTACTGCAGTGCTGAATAAGGCTGGTACTTCAACTGAAAGCTTTTCCACATTCACTACACTTATATGGCCTTTCTCCAGTGTGGATTCTTTGGTGTTTAGTGAAAATGCATCTTCTGCTGAAGGATTTCCCACAATGGTCACACTCCAAAGGTCTGATTCGACTGTGAATCTACTGGTGTTCATTGAGGTTGTAGCTTTGACGGAAAGATTTCCCACATTCGGTGCACTCAAAAGGCCTTTTCCCTGTGTGATTTCTGTTTTGCCAATCGAGTTTAGACTTGGATGCAAAAGCTTACCCATAGTCCTTGCACACATAGTGCCTCTCACCAGTGTGAACAGTTTGGTGTCTAGTGAGAGTGGCTTTTGGGCTAAAAGATTTCCcacactgagcacacacataaggCCTTGCCATGGAGTGGATTCTCTGGTGTTGAATAAGGGTGAAACTTTGAATAATTTCCCACATTCTTTGCACTCATAAGGCTTTTCTCCAGTGTGAGTCCTATGATGCCAAATGAGATTGGATCTGCATCCAAAGGATTTGCCACATTGCTCACACTATTAAGGCCTTGCTCCACTGTGAATCCGGCAGTGTTCAATGAGATTGGAAAACTGACTAAAGCACTTCCCACAGTTGCCACACTTATAAGGCCTTTCTCCTGAGTGGACTCTCTGGTATATAATAAGGGTGGCTCGTTGTCTAAAAGACTTCCCACACTTGCTACACTCACAAGGCTTTTCTCCGGCATGGACACTTTGATGCTGAATGTCTGGGTTCTCACTATAGAAGGTTGCCCCATATTTGCTCAACTCATAAGCCTTTTTTCTACAGCTGGCTCTTGGAAGGTAAACAAACCTGTGTTTGTGGCTGGGAGCTTTCCCATATTCATACAAACTGTACTGACTTTGTACGCCTTGAAAAGTCTCCCCACTCTGAGCAGTGATTATGTttgttaacataattccttctagctctgttggtatgcttctaattctgcttctaaaactccttctgtttcattggtttaatcccccctgcttaacactgtattctatttacataaccactgttaactaagcaccgccctgcctgcagggcattggtttaatccccactggttcatgatgtctttttgctctaccccctctcgtagtacaccctgatttgcaccagtccctttttgctccaccctctctacatcacatcctgtttacaccttacttggcaagtatatatataaggacaggattgtgattatagttttagtttagtttagtttggcttagattgtgctgcgttccgtatgaataaagactgaaattcGTACCACCCAgctatgagtctctggtcgtctgactcccacccacgaagctagcccagcatagctccatcaaagatgggtcagagaaggtgggttcattgttcttaatagctgcatagtattccattgtgtaaatataccacagccatttgtctgttgttgggcacctgggttccttccaggttttagctattatgaattgtggggCTGTGAACGTaggtatgtacatatataaaaaGATGACCAAACttaaaaacagaaaagcaaaacatcccatccaaaaatgggcaaaggatatgaacagaatattcactacagaagagatccaaaaggctaacacacaTAGGAaatattgctccaggtcactgattgtcagagaaatgcaaataaagacaatacattGAGATGCCAcatttcacccctgtgagaatggcatacatcaaaaagggcagcagcaacaagtgctggagaggtgtggggacaaaggaacctttctacactgttggtgggaatgtaaattggtccaacatctgtggagagcagtctggagaactctcataaggcttgacatggacctaccctatgaccctgtaatttctttcctagggctatatcctaagggctccataacacctaaccaaaaggatatgtgtacacctatgtgcaTAGCTTTCATTAAGTTTTAAGGTTGTTTTAGATTCAGTTTGACTAAAAAATAGTTACATTATAACAttatttatgatatatatatctgGTTATCTTTAGTGTCTAACTCAAAATGCTTTATTTTCAAGACACTATCAAAAACTTATTCATGATAAATTAAggtggtacatgtgctcctggtCTGATAAAAGATATAATGTTTGACATACTTTCATTAGACAATGATTAATTATTTTATCTAAAAATATATTCTAAAGGGGTATAAAATTAAAAGGttgttggagtattgcaccaaagtaaaagattctggggtgggtggggaggagagtacaggtcctggaaaaggatgacaaaggacctagtgggggttgtattgttatgtggaagactgagaaatgttatgcatgtacaaactattgtatttactgtcatctataaaacattaatctccaaataaagaaattaaaaaaattaaaaggctgtTTTGACTCTAAATCTTTTTGTGAGCTTCAACTCTTGCCTCTTAAATTGCAAGATCAGAGTTTTAAAATGCACGTATTAATGCTGTCTGCTAAGAGATCGCTCTGACTTAGTCATAGTGATGCCATAGGTATTATAAAAGTACAAAATGTGTTTTTCTGGCTAAAAAGAGTATAAATAGATTAAATAAACCTGGTAACAACaagttttaaattaattaaattgttAATGAAATTCTGGCAAAGTATAAACTATTTTAGgtaattaaaaatttatataaatactGATTAAGCTCAAATATTGGGTTTACATGGTTTAAACGTGTTAAAAATGACACTAAGAGATTATAACCATTTTTACCCTGTCAATATACAGAAATTGACATACCTGCTTATTGATAAATATATTCTAAAATTGTTCAAggtatcaatatatatatatataatttatttatttatttattctcttttgttgcccttattttattgttgtagttattattgttgttattgatgtcatcgttcttggataggacagtgagaaatggaaagaggaagggaagacagggcggagaaaaagatagacaccttcagatctgcttcactgcctgtaggtggggagctggaggctccaaccgggatctttatgctggtccttgcactttgtgccacctgcgattaaccggctgtactaccacccgactaaGTATCAAAATATATTAAAGTCAATTCTAGTCATTAAGTTATCAAATAGAAGAACAGTGTATGTAGATTGATTGAAGTTTATACTTCTCTGAGACCTAGGCGTGTTTCTTAATTCAAGGCAAGTCTGTAAATATATCAACTTGAGACTTAAGTGCACCAAAGTATGTAATGGTTATTTGGTTATTATATGGCAGGTGGACTTTAAGGTCTTAacagttaggaaaaaaaaaaaaccctcaagctCATTAGATAAAAGtaaactacaaaaactgaatagtgACAAGAGACTGGCTTATCTAGTTACTAGTTTGGCTTTTTGGCCCATAGcaagccacctcatcacctgaggTGCTAGTCATAATTTTGAGCCTACATGAGGTCCTCTGCTTGCCATCATAGGTCACTTCCATTGGAGATGTGTCTGTTTGCTCTACTGTGGACCTCTcaagaccttgtcctcactgAAAATTGGTAaagattgccccactctccagagggaggctgggtcactgtactctgccacttgaggaatgcTGGTCCTGCAATATCCAGACATGGCCCCAGTTGGAACAACTGAAGGTGAACTTAAATTGACAGCGACCCAGGGGTCATATAGGTTCCTTGTTAAATAATAGAcatggccctgggtcagattggcATGGTATAgttaattatatatgtgtgtgttttgttttttagatctAAAAGCCACTCTTTGTCTTCATCCAGTTACCAAGTTTTACACTCCATTTTAATGCCATCTCCCAGATATATCACAGGCCTGCCTTATGATAAAAAATTCTTAAAGATGCTTCATCCTTTCCTatgttttttctgtttcctttttataaataaaaatttaaaaaatccaacaacaacatcaataacaaaaaagaaaagattaggaaagctatcgggggaggggatgggatacggagttctggtggtgggaattgtgtgaagttgtaccctcttacccttggttttgtcaatgcttcctttttacaaataaaataaaatacatatttttacatattcatttaaaaaaagattacgtGTCACAGGGACTGAGACGTA
The DNA window shown above is from Erinaceus europaeus chromosome 2, mEriEur2.1, whole genome shotgun sequence and carries:
- the LOC132532677 gene encoding LOW QUALITY PROTEIN: zinc finger protein interacting with ribonucleoprotein K-like (The sequence of the model RefSeq protein was modified relative to this genomic sequence to represent the inferred CDS: substituted 2 bases at 2 genomic stop codons); the protein is MLTNIITAQSGETFQGVQSQYSLYEYGKAPSHKHRFVYLPRASCRKKAYELSKYGATFYSENPDIQHQSVHAGEKPCECSKCGKSFRQRATLIIYQRVHSGERPYKCGNCGKCFSQFSNLIEHCRIHSGARPYVCAQCGKSFSPKATLTRHQTVHTGKRPFECTECGKSFRQSYNLNEHQXIHSRIRPLECDHCGKSFSRRCIFTKHQRIHTGERPYKCSECGKAFSXSTSLIQHCSSHTGARPYECDLCGKAFRQKSVLIQHQVVHTGEKPYECSKCGKSFSQRSSLSLHQKFHTTERP